A genomic window from Vicia villosa cultivar HV-30 ecotype Madison, WI unplaced genomic scaffold, Vvil1.0 ctg.000192F_1_1_3_1, whole genome shotgun sequence includes:
- the LOC131625186 gene encoding protein ASPARTIC PROTEASE IN GUARD CELL 2-like, translating into MSGTSTIPLSQSLSSSHFTTTMLLHSFILTLVLSLTTSISSPISSPPHSHFQHLNVEKAIIETKLKPLKQPNQHSQDKEQQQQQSQWKTRLFHRDNINLINPTTNNNNHKTRFNSRIKRDIKRVTFLLNRLSSLNKNTEQTTTATEASFGSAVLSGTESGSGEYFVRIGIGSPPIYQYMVIDSGSDIVWIQCQPCDQCYNQSDPIFNPATSASFIGVSCSSSVCNQLEDDAACRKGRCGYQVAYGDGSYTKGTLALETITVGRTVIQETAIGCGHWNEGMFVGAAGLLGLGGGPMSFVGQLGAQTDRVFGYCLTSRGTGSSGSLEFGRQAMPIGAMWVPLIHNPFYPSFYYVSLTGLAVGGIKVPISEETFQLTDLGTGGVVMDTGTAVTRLPTVAYNAFRDAFIGQTTNLPRASGVSIFDTCYDLNGFVTVRVPTVSFYFSGGQMLTFPARNFLIPADDVGTFCFAFAPSSSGVSIIGNIQQEGIQISVDGANGFVGFGPNVC; encoded by the exons ATGTCAGGCACAAGCACAATCCCTCTTAGTCAATCATTATCTTCCTCACACTTCACCACAACAATGCTACTTCACTCCTTCATCCTAACCCTAGTTCTATCACTAACCACTTCCATTTCCTCTCCAATTTCATCACCACCACATTCCCACTTCCAACATCTCAATGTAGAAAAAGCAATCATAGAAACAAAACTAAAACCACTCAAACAACCAAACCAACATTCCCAagacaaagaacaacaacaacaacaatctcaATGGAAAACAAGACTTTTCCACAGAGACAACATAAACCTCATAAACCCCacaaccaacaacaacaaccacaaaaccCGATTCAACTCACGAATCAAACGAGACATAAAAAGAGTAACATTCCTCCTTAACCGCCTTAGCAGCCTCAACAAAAACACAGAacaaacaacaacagcaacagaAGCTAGCTTTGGATCTGCTGTACTTTCAGGCACAGAATCCGGAAGCGGAGAGTATTTCGTTAGAATAGGAATCGGTAGTCCTCCAATTTATCAATACATGGTAATCGATTCAGGAAGTGATATAGTCTGGATTCAATGTCAACCTTGTGACCAATGTTACAACCAATCTGATCCTATTTTTAACCCTGCCACTTCTGCTTCGTTTATCGGTGTTTCTTGTTCCTCTTCCGTTTGTAATCAGCTTGAAGACGATGCTGCTTGCCGAAAAGGGAGGTGCGGATATCAAGTCGCATACGGTGACGGATCGTATACCAAAG ggACACTTGCTCTTGAGACGATAACAGTTGGACGAACTGTCATCCAGGAGACAGCAATCGGATGTGGACATTGGAATGAGGGAATGTTTGTTGGAGCGGCGGGCTTGTTGGGCCTGGGAGGTGGGCCTATGTCTTTCGTGGGCCAGCTAGGAGCCCAAACTGATAGAGTCTTTGGATACTGTCTCACATCTCGAGGAACCGGATCATCCGGTTCACTCGAGTTCGGGCGTCAAGCAATGCCTATAGGAGCAATGTGGGTCCCTCTAATTCACAACCCATTCTACCCAAGCTTTTATTATGTCTCTCTTACAGGTCTTGCAGTTGGAGGCATTAAGGTTCCTATATCAGAAGAAACATTTCAGTTAACCGATTTAGGAACCGGAGGAGTTGTTATGGATACCGGTACAGCCGTTACCAGGTTACCTACCGTTGCTTACAATGCTTTTCGGGATGCGTTTATTGGTCAGACGACGAATTTGCCACGTGCTAGTGGGGTTTCGATTTTTGACACGTGTTATGATTTAAATGGTTTTGTGACTGTTCGGGTTCCGACTGTGTCGTTTTATTTTTCGGGTGGTCAGATGTTGACGTTTCCGGCTAGGAATTTTTTGATTCCGGCTGATGATGTTGGGACTTTTTGTTTTGCGTTTGCTCCTTCGAGTTCTGGGGTTTCTATTATAGGGAATATTCAGCAAGAAGGGATTCAGATTTCTGTTGATGGAGCTAATGGGTTTGTAGGATTTGGACCCAATGTGTGTTGA